A region from the Aegilops tauschii subsp. strangulata cultivar AL8/78 chromosome 5, Aet v6.0, whole genome shotgun sequence genome encodes:
- the LOC109750644 gene encoding very-long-chain aldehyde decarbonylase GL1-1 gives MGAAFLSSWPWDNLGIFKYVLYGPLVGKALASRAWEPASPDRWLCLLLALFALRAFTYQLWSSYSNMLFLTRRRRIVRDGVDFEQIDKEWDWDNFLILQIMMAATALYAFPSLRHLPGWNTGGLAVAALLHVAATEPLFYAAHRGFHGAHLFARYHALHHSNKVPTPFTAGFATPLEHLVLGLLMALPLAGACAAGLGSVGLAFAYVLSFDFLRAMGHCNVELFPGGLFRSLPFLRYLIYTPTYHTIHHTGKKANFCLFMPLFDRLGGTLDPESWELQRKNRAGMDEAPDFVFLAHVVDVMQSMHVPFVMRTFASTPFAVRAFLLPLWPIALLFMFMVWAWSKTFIISYYHLRGKLHQIWAVPRYGFHYFLPFAKDGINDQIELAILRAERMGVKVVSLAALNKNEALNGGGTLFVNKHPDLRVRVVHGNTLTAAVILNEIPKGTTEVFMTGATSKLGRAIALYLCRKKIRVMMMTLSTERFQKIQKEAAAEDQQYLVQVTKFQSAEQCKTWIVGKWLSPREQRWASPGTHFHQFVVPPILGFRRDCTYGKLAAMRLPKDARGLGSCEFSLERGVVHACHAGGVVHFLEGYAHHEVGAIDVDRIDVVWEAALKHGIRPV, from the exons ATGGGTGCTGCCTTCTTGTCCTCATGGCCGTGGGATAACCTTGGCATCTTCAAG TATGTCCTGTACGGGCCTCTGGTGGGCAAGGCGTTGGCGTCGCGGGCGTGGGAGCCGGCGAGCCCCGACCGCTGGCTCTGCCTCCTGCTGGCGCTCTTCGCGCTCAGGGCCTTCACCTACCAGCTCTGGAGCTCGTACAGCAACATGCTCTTcctcacccgccgccgccgcatcgtcCGCGACGGCGTCGACTTCGAGCAGATCGACAAGGAGTGGGACTG GGACAACTTCCTGATACTGCAGATAATGATGGCGGCCACGGCGCTCTACGCCTTCCCGTCGCTGCGGCACCTCCCGGGGTGGAACACCGggggcctcgccgtcgccgccctcctccacgtcgcggccaccgagcccctcTTCTACGCGGCGCACAGGGGCTTCCACGGCGCCCACCTCTTCGCCCGCTACCACGCGCTCCACCACTCCAACAAGGTGCCCACGCCCTTCACAG cCGGGTTCGCGACGCCGCTGGAGCACTTGGTGCTGGGCTTGCTCATGGCGCTCCCGCTCGCCGGCGCGTGCGCCGCGGGTCTCGGCTCCGTTGGGCTGGCCTTCGCCTACGTGCTCTCTTTCGACTTCCTCAGGGCCATGGGGCACTGCAACGTGGAGCTGTTCCCCGGCGGCCTCTTCCGGTCGCTCCCGTTCCTCAGATACCTCATCTACACCCCAAC GTACCACACCATCCACCACACCGGGAAGAAGGCCAACTTCTGCCTCTTCATGCCGCTGTTCGACCGGCTGGGTGGCACGCTCGACCCCGAGTCCTGGGAGCTGCAGAGGAAGAACAGAGCAG GGATGGACGAGGCGCCGGACTTCGTGTTCCTGGCGCACGTGGTGGACGTGATGCAGTCGATGCACGTGCCATTCGTGATGCGGACCTTCGCCTCCACGCCCTTCGCCGTGCGGGCCTTCCTGCTGCCGCTCTGGCCCATCGCGCTCCTCTTCATGTTCATGGTCTGGGCCTGGTCCAAGACCTTCATCATCTCCTACTACCACCTCCGCGGCAAGCTCCACCAGATCTGGGCCGTCCCCAGATACGGCTTCCAC TATTTCCTGCCGTTCGCCAAGGACGGCATCAACGACCAGATCGAGCTGGCCATCCTGAGGGCCGAGAGAATGGGCGTCAAAGTCGTCAGCCTTGCAGCTCTGAACAAG AACGAGGCACTCAACGGCGGCGGCACGCTGTTCGTGAACAAGCACCCGGACCTCCGCGTGCGCGTCGTCCACGGCAACACCCTCACGGCCGCGGTCATCCTCAACGAGATCCCCAAGGGCACCACCGAGGTCTTCATGACCGGCGCCACCTCCAAGCTCGGCAGGGCCATCGCGCTCTACCTCTGCAGGAAGAAGATCCGCGTCATG ATGATGACGCTGTCGACGGAGAGGTTCCAGAAGATCCagaaggaggcggcggcggaggaccAGCAGTACCTGGTGCAGGTCACCAAGTTCCAGTCGGCGGAGCAGTGCAAGACGTGGATCGTCGGCAAGTGGCTGTCGCCGCGGGAGCAGCGGTGGGCGTCGCCGGGCACGCACTTCCACCAGTTCGTGGTGCCCCCCATCCTCGGCTTCCGCCGGGACTGCACCTACGGCAAGCTCGCCGCCATGCGCCTCCCCAAGGACGCCCGGGGCCTCGGCTCCTGCGAGTTCTCGCTGGAGCGCGGGGTGGTGCACGCCTGCCACGCCGGCGGAGTCGTGCACTTCCTCGAGGGGTACGCGCACCACGAGGTGGGCGCCATCGACGTCGACCGCATCGACGTCGTCTGGGAGGCGGCGCTCAAGCACGGCATCCGGCCCGTCTGA